Part of the Sulfuricella denitrificans skB26 genome is shown below.
CGACCTGCTCGGAAGGCTTACGCAGATCGTGATTTGGAGATGCCAGATCGGCGAGGTTGAAATCTTTGTCTTAAACCAACTTCATCGGCTAGCGCCTCGGCCTTGGTGGAAAGGGTTTTCCTGTAGCGCTTGAATTCTCGGCCGCCGGGTTGGCTTGTAGGCATCTAACCCAAAGATATTATTTTGATAGCCGTGAAGAGGCATGCCAATTTTAGTCCGTTAATAATACAGACAATACCAGTTAGATGAGCATCGGTGGCAGTCGATGTTTTAAAAAACACCGGAAAATTGTAAAGATTATATTGTATGTTTTCAAAAACAGTTGACATTATTTAGATATAAGTTTATATTTATTCTTATGGTAATTACTATGTTTTTGAAAACATGCTGGCGGAGGGGCTATGGAACTAGGATGGGTGAGCAGTAGAACGCTGGAGATGGCTGCGATAAAAGCCGCCAATCGTTCAGGGGTCTACTTGATTGGAAAGGTGTATAAAATTGGGCAGGTGCCCGTTTTATATGATTGGGTCTATGTTGGAAGAAGTGATCGACTTGGTCGAAGGTTGCGTGAGCATCAGCTTATCCGAGAAGAGAATCCTGGTTTAAAAGAGTGGCTGAGGAAAAATCAAGGCGGCATTGAAGTATGGTTTGCAGCAACAGCCAGTACAGAATCCATTGGGCTGGAAAAAAGGCTTATTAAAGAACTTTTGCCGGAATTTAATCGTATTGAATACAAACAAGGAGTTAATCATGAATATATCGTCAGCTTCGCTTGATCAGATAACAACTGATATTTTGCAAAGAGAGTCCCAAGAGAAACACGCGTTGTCATTGTTGTTGGACCGTTATACCGCCTCGAAAGATAAGATTTTTGTACAGAAAACCGAGATGGGGGGGACGGAGTCTTATATTGGTGCCGTGACTTTGGAATGGCTTGCAGAACGGGTGCGCTTTGCATCTCAGCTGCCCTTGTTTAGGGAGAAAATTGATCCGGTAACTAAAAGTATTGAAATCGATAAAGATACAATCAATGAGATTCTTCAACGTCCATTGGATTACAGCAGGCAAGCTGTGCTGGCTCAGTATTTGGCTGCACGCCCTAAGCATAAATTTCCTCCTTTGCTTGTGGTTGTCTCGCAAGAATGGGTAGATAACCAAGATGCTGATGAGTGGAATTCTGATGGACATGCAATTAAGTCAACATCAGATTTTTCTGCTTTGGATTCGATGGGTAAGTACGGGTTGTTGGATGTATCGGAAGGCATCCAGATTTTTGCGCTTGATGGGCAACATAGATTGCTGGGCGTGCAGGGATTAATGGAGTTAATTAAAACAGGCCGTTTGTCGGTGCGAAAAAGAAATGGTGATGATGTAAAAAACCAAGTGATTACATCGGAACTGCTTGAGGAGCGATATGGAGTAACTCAATCTAAGCTTCAGCAGCTAGGAAAGGAAATAATTGGGATTGAGTTTATTTCCGCTGTCGTTCCGGGAGAAAGCCGTGCTGAAGCGAAACGAAGGATTCGCACGATTTTTGTTCATGTAAATCGAATGGCTGCTCCATTAACCGCTGGTCAAATTCATCAGCTGGATGAGGATAATGGTTTTGCATTAGTGGCTAAGCGTGTTACGACAAGCCACCCCTTCCTCAGTGCGATTGGAGAGGGGAGGGTAAATTGGGAGAACAATACCATTTCCTCTCGATCGACCAGCTTTACTACGTTGCAAGCGCTGACGGAGATGGCTAAAGGTGTCCTTGAGCCGATTTATCCAACTTGGTCGCCTTCGGAAAAAGGGTTGATTCAGTTGCGGCCAGAGGATCCTGAATTGGAGGATGGTGTTAAGAGATTTACGGAGTTTATGGACTACTTGGTGGAATTGCCCAGTATTAAACGAGCTGCTCAAGGCACCCCATCTCCGCAACTTAGGAATTTTTCTGCTGAAGGCGGTGAGGGGATTTTGCTCTATAGGCCTGTTGGGCAAACGGCACTTGCCAGCGCCGTTGGCTTACTTATGAATGAAGGGGTCTCAATTAAACAGATATTCGAAAAATTATCGGCCTACGATGAAAAAGGAGGGTTTTCTAAAATTGATCATTTCTCATCTCTTTGGTACGGCGTTTTGTTTGATCCGAATAAACAGAGAATGCTAGTTTCTGGCGAGAATTTGGCTAAACACCTTTTGGTTTATTTATTAAAGGGTGGGCTTCCTGATGAGAGGGAGCGTGAAGATTTACGGATGAGTTTTGCAGAAGCTAGAGAGATTGATGGACAGTTTCGTAAATTTGACGGTGAGTGGGGGGGCAACAAAGATATTCAGTTACCCAATCCTCTTTAATTAAAATGATTGAAGTTACTAGTAGAAAGTTTATTGATAACGCGGGTGTCAGGTTCCGAGACCGGAAGGAACTGCCATCGGATCGTGAGACGATTCAGGCATACCGTTGGCTTCGGTCGGGGAATCTTCCCGTGTTATTCAATAGCATTTCAGGATTGATTCTAAATCGGCAAGCGCTTCTTAGCGGAAGGTTGAAGCGTACTGATACGATAATTCGAAAGCTGCGACGTGAAAAAACAATGAAGCTCTCATCAATGGACGATATTGTGGGCTTTAGAATAATTGTTTCGACACGTGCTGAGCAAAAGAAAGTTGTAGATTGTTTGTCTAATGGACTCTCGGTTAAGGCTATTAAAGATTATGTGGATTCCCCTCCTGCCTCTGGATATAGGGGAATCCACATTATTGGTGCGGCTGAAACGTTTTTGTCTGGAAATAGAGAGCCGACAAGGTTTACCTATGAGATTCAAGTGAGAACGTTTTTTCAGCACATTTGGTCTACTACTTCAGAAAGTTTTGGGGAACAAGTTAAAGAAGGTGGGGGGTCGCTAGAACAACGAGAATATCTGGATTCTTTTTCAAAAAAAGTGGTGTTGTTTGAAGAAAATAATCCAGATTTTGTTCAAGATGAAGGGTTGGTCCCGGATGGGAAAATTAATTATTTCGTCGTTAATTTTGATAAGTCAAAAGGCGTGCTAATAAAAACACAAATGTTTTATGATGCGATAGTCAAAGCCCTTGAATATTACCAATACTTAGAGAACTTGCTTTCTAAAAATCTGAATAACGAAGTTACTTTGCTCGCGGTGCCTCATGGGGAAGAGAGACTAAGGATTACGCATTTGCGTTACTTCAGACCTTATGGGCGCCCAGAAATACCGATCGAAATTAGGCCTGAGACCGCAATACCAGGTAGCTAACGGCCGTTTTCTGGTTTTTAGTCATCTCTTCGATGTTTATAGATTGGGAAAGAAATTCAAATGCCAGAACGAAAAAACAAACCATATAAAGAAGGTGAGTTGGAGGTGATTCTCAGCCTTGCACCGACATCGGCCAATATTGGATGGCTGGCTAAGCTGCTTGATCGCTCTGAAGAGGCGATTCAGATCGTCTATAAGATTGCTTTTGAGCATGGTCCATTCGGACTGAATGCTGACGCTCAGGAGCGTAAAGTCTTCGAGGCTAAGGAGCGAGTCGGAATAAGGATAGGCAGGAGAACGCCGCGGAATGGCTAGGCCCGGGATTTGAGCCATAATCTGGTTTATTTGAAGCACGGGTGAGTGCGCGATTTGGAAGTTATTCTTGAATACATTTTTGACTTCCAATAAAATGCTCTCTTAGATTGACTTACTAAGGGACCCATCCAATGGGCGACACTGGCTACTCCCATTCTTTCCCCGCGATCCGCGGACTCCAGGCCGGTCGTGTCTTCTATATAGCCATGTGCCCGATGAAAATCATCCCAAAAATTTTCATCTTCGATGAAGAAGAAGTTCCTCCAGAACTTCGTGCCCAGCGAGCTCTAAATCGCGCCAGAATTCCAGAGATTGCGTCTTATCTGATCGACAACCCCGACAGCTATATCCTCTCGG
Proteins encoded:
- a CDS encoding GIY-YIG nuclease family protein, encoding MELGWVSSRTLEMAAIKAANRSGVYLIGKVYKIGQVPVLYDWVYVGRSDRLGRRLREHQLIREENPGLKEWLRKNQGGIEVWFAATASTESIGLEKRLIKELLPEFNRIEYKQGVNHEYIVSFA
- a CDS encoding DGQHR domain-containing protein produces the protein MNISSASLDQITTDILQRESQEKHALSLLLDRYTASKDKIFVQKTEMGGTESYIGAVTLEWLAERVRFASQLPLFREKIDPVTKSIEIDKDTINEILQRPLDYSRQAVLAQYLAARPKHKFPPLLVVVSQEWVDNQDADEWNSDGHAIKSTSDFSALDSMGKYGLLDVSEGIQIFALDGQHRLLGVQGLMELIKTGRLSVRKRNGDDVKNQVITSELLEERYGVTQSKLQQLGKEIIGIEFISAVVPGESRAEAKRRIRTIFVHVNRMAAPLTAGQIHQLDEDNGFALVAKRVTTSHPFLSAIGEGRVNWENNTISSRSTSFTTLQALTEMAKGVLEPIYPTWSPSEKGLIQLRPEDPELEDGVKRFTEFMDYLVELPSIKRAAQGTPSPQLRNFSAEGGEGILLYRPVGQTALASAVGLLMNEGVSIKQIFEKLSAYDEKGGFSKIDHFSSLWYGVLFDPNKQRMLVSGENLAKHLLVYLLKGGLPDEREREDLRMSFAEAREIDGQFRKFDGEWGGNKDIQLPNPL
- a CDS encoding RelA/SpoT domain-containing protein; amino-acid sequence: MLFNSISGLILNRQALLSGRLKRTDTIIRKLRREKTMKLSSMDDIVGFRIIVSTRAEQKKVVDCLSNGLSVKAIKDYVDSPPASGYRGIHIIGAAETFLSGNREPTRFTYEIQVRTFFQHIWSTTSESFGEQVKEGGGSLEQREYLDSFSKKVVLFEENNPDFVQDEGLVPDGKINYFVVNFDKSKGVLIKTQMFYDAIVKALEYYQYLENLLSKNLNNEVTLLAVPHGEERLRITHLRYFRPYGRPEIPIEIRPETAIPGS